One genomic segment of Osmia bicornis bicornis chromosome 16, iOsmBic2.1, whole genome shotgun sequence includes these proteins:
- the LOC114881589 gene encoding uncharacterized protein LOC114881589 translates to MLRDWRKGKAEGEGYKEIKREYRKLCEAKKEKAIEHFEKEVEEAKTESEVWKIINRERKRRGRRETGIKEEEWRKHFVNLLGGSEEKVVLRGERNQEGDGEADISKEEIRKAVAKLKDGKATGGDEIPNEVWKYGGEEVLE, encoded by the coding sequence ATGTTAAGAGATTGGAGGAAGGGAAAGGCAGAAGGGGAAGGCTACAAAGAGATTAAGAGGGAATATAGGAAGTTATGCGAAGCAAAGAAGGAAAAAGCGATAGAACATTTTGAAAAGGAGGTGGAAGAGGCAAAAACAGAAAGTGAGgtatggaaaataataaacagagaaaggaaaagaagagggAGAAGGGAAACGGGAATAAAAGAAGAGGAATGGAGGAAACACTTTGTGAACCTGCTGGGTGGATCAGAGGAGAAAGTAGTGCTGAGGGGAGAAAGAAACCAAGAAGGGGACGGGGAAGCGGACATAAGTAaggaagaaataagaaaagcgGTGGCGAAACTGAAAGACGGGAAGGCGACGGGAGGAGATGAGATCCCTAACGAGGTGTGGAAATATGGAGGAGAAGAGGTATTAGAATAG